One genomic region from Arthrobacter sp. FB24 encodes:
- a CDS encoding carbohydrate ABC transporter permease, giving the protein MTTLTKHESSAKLRSGAPTPRGGLHRFGDLKIALFFIAPAMIGFILFYVVPTFRGIYLSFTEYNILGDPEWVGFDNYAAIAKDALFWNSLAVTGQYVLINIVLQTALALGLALLMDRVAKSTLVRGALLLPYLMSNVIAALLWFWMLDYQIGVVNQFIEWSGLPRVAFFGSEEWAIPTQALINTWRHMGYTALLIFAGLQAIPQHLYEVANLDGASPFQTFRKVTMPLLRPVLVLVLVVTVIGSFQVFDTVAVTTQGGPVNATRVIQYYIYQRAFTESDFGYGSAIAVILFLILALVAFIQMKFLRGNESDLD; this is encoded by the coding sequence GAGGCGGCCTCCACCGGTTCGGCGACCTCAAGATCGCCCTCTTCTTCATTGCCCCGGCAATGATCGGGTTCATCCTCTTCTACGTGGTGCCAACTTTCCGCGGCATCTACCTGAGCTTCACGGAATACAACATCCTCGGTGACCCTGAATGGGTCGGCTTCGACAACTACGCGGCGATTGCCAAGGATGCCCTGTTCTGGAATTCCCTGGCCGTCACAGGGCAGTACGTCCTGATAAATATCGTGCTCCAGACGGCCCTGGCGCTCGGCCTGGCGCTCCTGATGGACAGGGTGGCCAAATCCACCCTTGTGCGAGGGGCCCTGTTGCTTCCATACCTGATGTCCAACGTAATCGCCGCCCTGCTCTGGTTCTGGATGCTGGACTACCAGATCGGCGTGGTGAACCAGTTCATCGAATGGAGCGGCCTTCCCCGCGTCGCGTTCTTCGGCAGTGAGGAGTGGGCAATCCCCACCCAGGCCCTGATCAACACCTGGCGGCACATGGGCTACACCGCACTGCTCATCTTTGCCGGCCTCCAGGCCATCCCGCAGCACCTTTATGAAGTGGCCAACCTGGACGGCGCTTCTCCGTTCCAGACTTTCCGCAAGGTGACCATGCCGTTGCTGCGCCCGGTCCTGGTTCTGGTACTCGTTGTGACGGTGATCGGCTCTTTCCAGGTCTTCGACACCGTGGCCGTGACCACCCAGGGCGGACCGGTCAACGCCACCCGCGTCATCCAGTACTACATCTACCAGCGCGCCTTCACTGAGTCGGACTTCGGCTACGGGTCCGCCATCGCCGTCATTCTCTTCCTCATCCTCGCCCTCGTTGCCTTCATTCAGATGAAGTTCCTCCGGGGCAACGAGTCGGACCTGGACTAA